In Manihot esculenta cultivar AM560-2 unplaced genomic scaffold, M.esculenta_v8 Scaffold64, whole genome shotgun sequence, the genomic window ttcttagttggtggagcgatttgtctggttaattccgttaacgaacgagacctcagcctgctaactagctatgcggaggtgaccctccgcggccagcttcttagagggactatggccttttaggccaaggaagtttgaggcaataacaggtctgtgatgcccttagatgttctgggccgcacgcgcgctacactgatgtattcaacgagtctatagccttggccgacaggcccgggtaatctttgaaatttcatcgtgatggggatagatcattgcaattgttggtcttcaacgaggaattcctagtaagcgcgagtcatcagctcgcgttgactacgtccctgccctttgtacacaccgcccgtcgctcctaccgattgaatggtccggtgaagtgttcggatcgcggcgacgtgggcggttcgccgccggcgacgtcgcgagaagtccactgaaccttatcatttagaggaaggagaagtcgtaacaaggtttccgtaggtgaacctgcggaaggatcattgtcgaaacctgctctgcagcacgacccgcgaacgtgttcacaaacatccggggccgcggggggcttcggccccccgccgcctccaaggtcggggaggcatgccggtgcggaggcctgccctcgccccgcgtgctcgccgcggccgcaacaaccaaccccggcgcgagaagcgccaaggaacatgaaacgaagagagggcgctcccgttcgggacgcgccgtcctctttcgagaaccaaaacgactctcggcaacggatatctcggctctcgcatcgatgaagaacgcagcaaaatgcgatacttggtgtgaattgcagaatcccgcgaaccatcgagtttttgaacgcaagttgcgcccgaagccatccggccgagggcacgtctgcctgggtgtcacgcaaccgtcgcctccaaccccttcgccccgtggcggggggcgcgggggcggacgttggcctcccgtgtgcagcgcgcacgcggctggcccaaaagcagagtcctcggcggcgatcgccacggctatcggtggttggaagaccctcggacacggccgtgggcgaacgtctgccgaacgggaccccgagacccccgagcgttcccaacggaacgctccgaccgcgaccccaggtcaggcgggaacacccgctgagtttaagcatatcaataagcggaggaaaagaaacttaccaggATTCCCCTAGTAACGGCGTCCGAAAACCAGAAGGCACCAGAACGGCCAAGTAGACCCAGAAGCGGCCAGAGAGGGCCAGAAGCCCAGAATTGCCCAGATCAGCCCCAGAATTGCCCAGAATTGCCCAGAAGCTTCCAGAATCGGGTTGGTAGCAGATTTCGTCCAAGGCCAAGTGGGTCCAAGGCAACTCCAGCGACCATAGTCCGAACTCTACAGGGTGTGAAAGACCAAAAAGTGCTTGAAAAGAGAGTAAGATTTGCCACATGTCGGAGAATGCGATCTCCGCCGACGATCGGGGTCGGATGTGGATAATAGCGACTAGCCCGTTCATTGATCGGCTAGAGCCGAGAGCGAAGTGGACCAAAGGCGGCCCAAAGCGTGTACAAAAGCTCGCGGAGCGTCGGCCAGCGATACAAAATTTCTTCCTTCCATCATCATTCTCCTTTGAGCTTAGCCAACACTTTCTCACACAACTAAGCTTCCGTTGCCACAATCACCCAATTGCTCTTGTTTTGAGCAAGGAGTAAGGCTGAACTTAGCTAGGGGAGCTAAGTGCCGCACGGTTTAAGTGAGTTTCGGGTATTGAAACACTTAGTCCgtgacaagtggtatcagagcgttGGTTTGCTTGATTGGGTGGAAGATGTCCGATCCAAGCGAGGTGATTGCTGGGGGAGTTGCTCCAATGGTGGAGGAGCAAGGTGGCGGTAAAAGGAAAGGAAGGGGCAAATCGAGGGAGCCTACACGAGCTAGGGAGGAGCTCGGTGATTTGGAGACCCGTCTTGCGAAGGTGGAGCTAGTCTTGatcgaggaggaggagaagttcGAGGAGGTTGACACCCGCATGGAGGAACTCGGCAATGGGATGGAAGAGTTCCGTGAGGAGATGCAAGGTGCCCTCGACTCCGTTGTGGACAAGCTAGCAAGTGAGATGGGGTCACTTAGGCATGCCCATTCCGAGGAGAATGCTGCCATTAAAGAGGAGAACCATTTCCTAAGGGCGGAAATGGATAAGATGATGGGGAGGATGAAGGAGCTCGAGGAGCAATTGGCATTGTTGCGCTCCGTGGTAGTCCAAGGTGGTATGGCAGCCACACCATCCACTTCGGGAGCTCCTATGGCACGAGTGGAAGTGCCTAAGCCACAAGCGTTCAGGGGGACGCGTAATGCGAAGGAGATTGACAATTTCCTATGGAGCTTAGAGCAATACTTCAAGGCCCTAGGAATTGTGGAAGATGCTAGGAAGATTGATCATGCCCCACTATATTTGGCTGACACCGCCATGGTCTGGTGGCGAAGGAGGGAAGCTGACATCGAGAAAGGCACTTGCACATTAGAGACGTGGGATGATTTTAAGAGAGAATTGAAGAGGCAATTCTATCCCGTGAATGCTGCTCATGAGGCACGAGCAAGGCTAAGGAGGCTTACTCAACGAGGGACAATTCGAGACTATGTGAAGGAGTTCACTGAGGTAATTCTCGAAATCCCTGGCTATCCTGATAATGAAGCACTCTTTGCTTTTATGGATGGGTTGCAACATTGGGCAAGGCTCGAGATTGAAAGGCGAGGAGCCCAAGATCTTGCCACTGCCATTTCTATTGCCGAGTCCTTGACTGAGTATCAGAAAGGGGACAAAGGCAAGGGGGTGGAGCAAGTAAAGGCCAAGAATAGTAGCGACACCCATGAAAGTAAGGAGGGGAGTGCTAAACCGTGGAGACCTAAGGAGGGTTTGTCCAAGGGATGGAGGAGGCCCGAAGGTGAGAGGGAGAAGCCTCTACAGAAGTGCTTCTTGTGCGATGGACCGCATATGGTGAGAGAGTGTCCAAAGCGCAAGGTCTTGTCTTCCTTAGTGGAAGAGAAGGAAGCAAGCAAGCAGCAAGGGGAGAACATGTGCATGGGTGCCTTACAACTAGCTGCCATCGATGTCAAACCAAAAGAGGTGGCAAGTGAGCGCAAGGGACGCTTGTTTGCGCCAAtggaggtaaaggggcagtcCATTCAAGCTTTGGTGGACACCGGGGCTTCACACAACTTCATGAAGCTCGATGTGGCGAAGAAGCTTGGAGTTCCTTTTTATGGTGATAAGGGTTGGTTGAAGGTTGTCAACTCTTTTCCAACCCCGACATATGGAGTTGCAAGGAATGTCCAAGTGAAGATAGGTGAGTGGACTGGAACTTTGGACTTCTACATTATTAATTTGGATGATCACTCTTGTGTGCTAGGCATGGATTTTATGGATAAGGTGAAGGCAGTTCTTCTCCCTTATGCCAATGATATGTGCTTAGCTGATGGAAATACCTTAAAGGCCATAAACTTGGCAAGAGGGAAGAGTGCCACTAGCACACTTTCTAGCCTACAAGTAGTAAGTCCAAAGGAGCTGCCCAAGGAGTCATTGCCACCAAAGAGAGGCCAGGGGCATGATGACAAGAAGAAGAGAGTAGGGATGACTGTCGACGCGATGGGTCCAAAGTCTTCCTTGTTGAGGCGCATCAAGGATGCAACGATGCGTGATGGGCAAGCCAAGCAATTGGTGAGGTTGGCTCGCGATGGGGTCACAAGGAAGTTCGTGGTCGATGAGGGGCTCATTAAAACAAGGCGTGGCAGCATCTTTGTGCCTAGATGGGGCAAGTTACGGGAGGAGGTCATGAGGTGGTGTCATGACTTCATGATTTGTGGCCGTCCAAGTGTGAGGAAAATGATGGCAATGCTTGGACGAGAATTCTATTGGCATCACATGGTGACGGATGTCAAATGGTTTGTGAGGACTTGTGTGGGGAATCATAGAGTGGATGGTGATTCTCCAAGGGAGGTAAATTCTGAGGGACGTTCTCAATCTGCACCGCAGGAGAGAAGACCATGGACGTCTAAGGTGCGACTTCGTGGAGACGCGACGAGGGCGTCGCGAGAATAGCTGGGGGAGAATGTCACGACTCTTCCCATGCCTCCCTAAAATCCAAATAATTTTGTGAAGGAAGAATGGTGGGACAGCCCTATGGAGTGCCAAGGGGCGACTGGTGGCAGCAGCTGCGGGGCAGGCAGTTGGCTGGCCAACGGGCAGTTGGCAGAttcgtggttggccagcgggcgtggttggccagcgggcgtggttggccagcgggcgtggttggcctacggatacggttggcctacggagcgtggttggcctacggaagactggttggcctacggagcgtggttggcctacggaagactggttggcctacggatctGTGCCAGGCGAGGTCCAATTGGCAGATCGGGCTGGAAGGCGCACGCAGCTTCCAGAAGCAGCTGGGGCGCGCGGGAAGCTGCCAGGAGGTTCTGGTTGGCCAACGAAAATTCCAGGGGAGTCTGGTTGGCCTACGAAAATTCCAGAAGGCACCAGAACGGGCCAGTAGCACCCAGAA contains:
- the LOC122722607 gene encoding uncharacterized protein LOC122722607 → MSDPSEVIAGGVAPMVEEQGGGKRKGRGKSREPTRAREELGDLETRLAKVELVLIEEEEKFEEVDTRMEELGNGMEEFREEMQGALDSVVDKLASEMGSLRHAHSEENAAIKEENHFLRAEMDKMMGRMKELEEQLALLRSVVVQGGMAATPSTSGAPMARVEVPKPQAFRGTRNAKEIDNFLWSLEQYFKALGIVEDARKIDHAPLYLADTAMVWWRRREADIEKGTCTLETWDDFKRELKRQFYPVNAAHEARARLRRLTQRGTIRDYVKEFTEVILEIPGYPDNEALFAFMDGLQHWARLEIERRGAQDLATAISIAESLTEYQKGDKGKGVEQVKAKNSSDTHESKEGSAKPWRPKEGLSKGWRRPEGEREKPLQKCFLCDGPHMVRECPKRKVLSSLVEEKEASKQQGENMCMGALQLAAIDVKPKEVASERKGRLFAPMEVKGQSIQALVDTGASHNFMKLDVAKKLGVPFYGDKGWLKVVNSFPTPTYGVARNVQVKIGEWTGTLDFYIINLDDHSCVLGMDFMDKVKAVLLPYANDMCLADGNTLKAINLARGKSATSTLSSLQVVSPKELPKESLPPKRGQGHDDKKKRVGMTVDAMGPKSSLLRRIKDATMRDGQAKQLVRLARDGVTRKFVVDEGLIKTRRGSIFVPRWGKLREEVMRWCHDFMICGRPSVRKMMAMLGREFYWHHMVTDVKWFVRTCVGNHRVDGDSPREVNSEGRSQSAPQERRPWTSKVRLRGDATRASRE
- the LOC122722599 gene encoding uncharacterized protein LOC122722599 isoform X1, which encodes MVGQPYGVPRGDWWQQLRGRQLAGQRAVGRFVVGQRAWLASGRGWPAGVVGLRIRLAYGAWLAYGRLVGLRSVVGLRKTGWPTDLCQARSNWQIGLEGARSFQKQLGRAGSCQEVLVGQRKFQGSLVGLRKFQKAPERASSTQNWPETPRIAQNCPEASRNWLASRFNQAKWVPQATQPPCPEFSTGCEITKKSLKLLESKY
- the LOC122722599 gene encoding uncharacterized protein LOC122722599 isoform X2, with protein sequence MVGQPYGVPRGDWWQQLRGRQLAGQRAVGRFVVGQRAWLASGRGWPAGVVGLRIRLAYGAWLAYGRLVGLRSVVGLRKTGWPTDLCQARSNWQIGLEGARSFQKQLGRAGSCQEVLVGQRKFQGSLVGLRKFQKAPERASSTQNWPETARIAQKLPETGWPADSTKPSGSHRQLSHHVQNSLQGVKLPKSP
- the LOC122722599 gene encoding uncharacterized protein LOC122722599 isoform X3 encodes the protein MECQGATGGSSCGAGSWLANGQLADSWLASGRGWPAGVVGQRAWLAYGYGWPTERGWPTEDWLAYGAWLAYGRLVGLRICARRGPIGRSGWKAHAASRSSWGAREAARRFWLANENSRGVWLAYENSRRHQNGPVAPRIGQRQPELPRIAQKLPETGWPADSTKPSGSHRQLSHHVQNSLQGVKLPKSP